The Deltaproteobacteria bacterium genome has a segment encoding these proteins:
- a CDS encoding inositol monophosphatase → MDVERIRDVGLAAGARAGEILCNYWGKTHTVGKKGATDLVTEADLASEKAITQLIRTAFPEHSILAEESGITFGTDSCRWIIDPLDGTTNFAHGLPEFTLSIAFAYEEALVFGLVLNPVSEELFCGIRGRGATLNGRTIHVSSADNLGESLLVTGFPYELKPVIDPLMQRFERCLMAAQGIRRLGSAALDLCYVACGRFEGFWEQNLAPWDTAAGVVIAQEAGATISDFSNEPYSIEKKEILATNGHIHEKLATLLRL, encoded by the coding sequence GTGGATGTTGAAAGAATACGGGATGTAGGCCTCGCCGCTGGAGCAAGGGCCGGCGAGATCCTTTGCAATTATTGGGGAAAAACCCACACCGTAGGAAAAAAGGGGGCAACAGACCTGGTCACTGAGGCTGACTTGGCCTCTGAAAAGGCTATTACCCAGCTTATTCGGACTGCCTTCCCTGAGCATAGCATCCTTGCTGAGGAAAGTGGCATAACGTTCGGGACAGACTCTTGCAGATGGATTATTGACCCCCTAGACGGTACCACGAATTTTGCTCATGGCCTGCCTGAATTCACTCTCTCTATTGCTTTCGCCTACGAGGAAGCACTCGTCTTTGGGCTGGTCCTAAATCCTGTCAGCGAGGAACTTTTTTGTGGGATACGAGGCCGGGGGGCGACTCTCAATGGCCGGACTATCCACGTTTCCAGCGCTGACAATCTTGGCGAGAGTCTCCTGGTCACAGGTTTTCCCTATGAGTTGAAGCCCGTTATAGACCCCCTTATGCAGCGGTTTGAGCGATGCCTCATGGCTGCACAGGGAATTCGCAGGCTAGGCTCGGCCGCACTGGATCTTTGCTATGTGGCCTGCGGTCGATTTGAAGGTTTCTGGGAACAAAACCTGGCCCCTTGGGATACGGCGGCCGGCGTGGTCATCGCCCAAGAAGCCGGAGCAACGATTTCTGACTTCTCAAATGAACCGTACTCCATTGAAAAAAAGGAAATCCTGGCCACGAACGGCCATATTCACGAAAAGTTGGCTACTCTGCTGAGGTTGTGA